The region attaaaatagtcgatattttttctttaataccAAATTAAAAACGTTTTAAcgaaagaaatatataataatcaagAGAGgacaaattaaaaagaagatACAAACCCTGAGAACATATTATTTGAAAGAAAGAGTTTAAATACTTTTGGAGGAAAAGGATGTATGTGCCATACAATTTGTTAAACTAAAATACCATGTACCAATACGTCCTGTTTTAATATCTGATAATGATCTTGATAAGACTCCACCAAATTTATTATGCGAGCCATTTATGTGTAACAAACTTGATGATATGTCCCCAAACCATTCAGGAAATGAATCCATAATGTAGGTATTAGAGATTTGCACCACCTGaagttttctttgttgtttaagTAACTTTGGAAATTGAGACCCCAAAATGCATGATGTTAGCATATAATGCCACCAATTGGAAAGGTGAAACCCAATTTTTGATTCAAGTTAAATGAAAGATAATTTTTAGTAACATCAAAATATCTTCAATACAGATAGGTTGAATACATTCAACTCATTTGAGGAGATGGACAAAAACTAGAGATTAGAAAGTTGTCCACTACTATATAGAAGTCTCCCACTCAATTTGTTGTGTGAAAGATCCAAAAAATGCAACGAGGCAAATTTAGTGACCTGCAATGATCCATTCAAATTGTTTAAACTAAGATCTAAAGCTTTAAGACGAGGAAAGTAACCAAATAATAATGGTCCAACAATACTGGTATTTTGAAGTGATGATCTTTGCAAGGATGAAAACAGTGAAAAATCAGGAAGCAACCCATTGCTAAATGGGTTGTGGTCAAGATTCAACACCTCATTATCCTTTGAAGAACAAAATTGTAGTAAGTGATTACTGAGTTGATAAGATAATTTATTGAAACCTAGGTACAACTTCCTAAGTTGACACAAAGTGGAAAAGGACTTTACTATGCCATGTTTGAGAGCATAAGGAACGAAATTGAGACCATTCCATGCAAGTTTTAATTGTCAATTGACCAAGTGAACCAATGGATTTTGGGATCTCTGCATGCAAACTACGTACACAAGCAATATGCGACTGTGAGACTGCTGATTGGTATTGAAATGgagaccaaagacataatttaatcaataaaatattatctctTCAATATTTGGTAAATATAAACTAGATTAGGggattttatcattatttaatgttaattatctGTTAGCTAGATTATTTAGGAAAGATATGATCAtgtttatctattaaaattataacCGATTTacctataaataaaaatgttattccATCGCCAAGGGACAAAACTATTTTGATCTGTGTGTTATTTGCTAAGGTTGAGATACTTCTTTATCTTTTGTCTTCGGTTTAAGGTTCATCTCAGGGACGAATCTTGGAATGGACTAAGGGGGGCATGatcccccattttttttttatatttatataatttagtatatgattttaaatacattttttttaaaatttaatatttttaatatattttctatatttgatattctaataaatttttatacatttatatttatgtatgcggaaaagtatttttttctacatttattttttaattttacctttaaaatattttttaaataaaattaattaatttattaatattatcttttaaatgattatttgtttaatttaattatttttttatttgattacttttttaaacttaatcattataaataaaaattaattatagtaaaataaaaattacttatatttaattttataattataatattaacaataattataattttattattttttattatcataagaaaaagtaaatataatgtttttaccaattatataatttttttttaattaatctttttgtttttattttctttcaaaattatgaAGTTGGTCCTCTAGtttttataatcttaatttgatcttgatttttgaaaaaaatatgcaattatatcatttttttcgttaaatttattgacTCAGGCCATGGTCATtacatcaaaattaaagttgtgAATTAGgatagtttgattttttttgtctaattgatataattttagtttcaattttgatgaaaaattcttccttcgtttcaataaatttaatgaaagaaaaaatcaaatcgcatatatttttaaaaaaattgaaaccaaattaagACTCAAAAACACTAGAGGACCAATTTGATatttatgaacaaaaaaaagtaatttaaccaaaattttcaCACGCACAAATATTATCGGTAGATTTGCGACTAATTCATCCACACCTTTACCAGAACAATaataaaagaggaaaaatatacgtacatatatatatatatattgtctcTAAACAATGAAACGATTTGCCACAATACCCAcaactaaaattttatgtattagCTAAATAAACATGAAATGAAATTCGATGTACTTCTTCAAATTAACCAAAACTTTGCATAATATGTCTCTCATGTATGTTTCCCTaccaaatatttaaaacaaattaaaagtcaacatttcaaattctaaacAAGCATCATGGGcaataagaaattaataattgGTATGGTATCATAACAAAATAAGAGAAGCCAAAAACTTTACCTTTAGCTTTTGAATTCAGAATCTTCTTTTCATTCTAGCTATAAAGACAACAACCGTGACATACATCCAATCGATTATGTTGATGAACAGCTGAAAATATGCACGTCTCCAAGAACTTTTTACGATTAAAGTTCCACAAACACTCCAAAAGCCAACACAAAATCCCAACGCTGGGCTGAGATAAAACACAAAGCTTAAGAGTTGATCTTTATTGTTTTGAACTCTTGGTCTCACATCTAGGCATTGGTTTTGGAGTGGTGAGCCACAAAGCATGTTCCCAGCATAAGAAGAGGCAAGAAAGCTTTGTAGTTGGGTGCTTAGTGGAATCATTCCTGATAAGTTGTTGAAAGACAAGTTCATGTAATtgagaaaattcaaatttgaaaagcTTGTTGGCATTCTACCATGAAGATGGTTTCTTGACAAGTCAAGTGATTCCAAGTTTTTCAAATGACCAATGTTGTCGGGGATGAATCCTGTAAGATTATTTCTTGAAAGATTTAAGCTTATTAAACCCACCAATGATGTTATGCTTTCCGGTATCTCTCCGACTAAGTTGTTGTTAGAAATATCAATGGCTATAAAATATCCAAGAATTTTCCCCATTTCGTAGTTTCCTCCTTTCCATGTCAAAGATATTTCATCTTCAAAAAATCCAATTCCACTGTCATGAAATATTAAAGGTGCAGAGGTTCTATAGAAAATTATTTCTCCTCGAAATTCCATATCTGACATCGCACTTATGAGACCAATGCATTGTGGTATTTTCCCTGTAATGTTGTTTGATGAGAGATCCAATACTTTAAGAGATAACATATTACATAGACTTTGGGGTATGCTTCCTTGGATCTTGTTACCTCGTAGACGCAATACAATCAAATGCTCAAACTCTAACCATGTTTGTAATGTTCCTTCAAGATTATTATCCCCAAAATCAATGAATCTTAAGCTTCCTTTACAAAGAGCCAGAGATGGTATATCACCAGAGAAGTTATTGTTATTTAGATGCATTGACAAAATACTTCGTAAATTGCCAAATGACTCTGGCACTCCCCCTGATAAACTGTTATTTGCCAAATTTAGaacttccaaattttgaaaGTTCTGCCAACAATTTGGGAGGGGGCCTGTGAGTGCGTTACTAGATAGGTCAAGGTATGTAACAGACACTGGAAATGTTTCACAAAAGGAAGATTCAAACCCTGAGAACATATTATTTGAAAGAAAGAGTTCAAATACTTTTGGAGGAAATGGAGGCAATGTGCCATACAAATTGTTGAAACTAAAATCCCATGTACTAATAAGTCCTGTTTTAACACCTGATAATGATTTTGGTAAGATTCCACTAAGTTTATTATGAGAAACATTTATGTATAACAAACTTGATGATATGTCCCCAAACCATTCAGGAAATGAATCCATAATGTAGGTATTAGAGATTTGCAGCACCTGAAGTTTCCTTTGCTGTTTAAGCCACTTTGGAAATTGAGGCCCCAAATTGCACGATGTTGCATATAATGCTACCAATTGGAAAGGTGGAACCCAATCTGGATTCAAGTTAAATGAAAGAGAATTTTTACTCACATCAAATATCTTCAATCCAGATAGGTTGAATACATGTTGCTCACTAATACCCCCATTCAACTCATTTGAAGAGATGGACAAAAACCAGAGATTAGAAAGTTGTCCAATACTATATGGAAGTCTCCCACTCAATTTGTTGTGTGAAAGATCCAAAAAGTGCAATGAGGCAAATTTAGTGACCTCGAATACAGGCAATGATCCATTCAAATTGTTTGAACTAAGATCCAGAGCTTTAAGACAAGGCAAGTGAGCAAATGATAATGGCCCAACAATACTAGTACTTTGAAGTGATAGTCTCTCCAAGGatgaaaacaatgaaaaatcAGGAAACGACCCATTACGAAATGGGTTGTGGTCGAGATTCAACACCTCTAAATCCTTTGCAGAACACAATTCTGGTAAATAATCACTGAGTTTATCAGATAATTTATTGTGACCCAAGTACAACTTCTTAAGGTGACACAAAGTGTTAAAGGACTTTATTATGCCACCATCAAGTTCATTATGTGAGAGATCAAGAATTGTGAGGACTTTGCTAACATTCAACACCCATGACATAATTGAATAGTCAAAGTGATTTCTTGATAGACTGAGGATTTGGAGTGAAGTTGAAGAATTGATGTGGGAGATTGATTCAGGATTGACTTGAGGGAGTCCACAATCATCTAAATGGAGTTCAGATAGAAAAGGGATTTTACTTATTGATGATGTCCAGTCAATAACTGCAACAAGATTGTTTTTGGAAAGATCAAGGTATCTCAAAGTTGAAAGGTGAGAAAGCCAATCGAGGTCACTTTCAACAAAATCATTTTTGCTAAGGTCAAGATATTCCAAATTGGAAAGATTTGACAGAGCATAAGGAAGGGAATTAAGATCATTCCATGCAAGTTTTAACTGTTTCAATTGACCAAGTGAACCAATGCATTCTGGGATTTCTCCCCGTAAGTAATTATGACTGAGATCTAAGAAAGTGAGATGTTGCAGCTCACATATTGAAGAATCTATCTTACCTGCCAAATTTGTAGAGCGAGTGAAAAATTCCATCTCTGGCATTTCGTCTACAAGATAGTTTAAATCTTCAACTGctgtaaaatttgaaaatttgagatGAAGTGAGGTTACATGACCTGTTAAATTATTACATGAAACTCCTTTCCACTTGCAACAATCATCACCGTTCCAGGAAGATAGAAGTTCCATTCCATGAATAAAACCTTCCTTTAACTTGAGAAGAGCTTGCTTCTCTGTCTCCACACACATCTCTGCATGCAAACTTCCATGATATAAAAAGATGCATAAAAAGGTGACCACACAAAGCTGATGGAGTCTGCTGCTAAACATGATGGTGATCAACTCTAACTTTTCTgaaaatgtttttgaatattGAATATGAAGAATGTAAGGATGAGTGAAGCGAAGTGAAAACTAGCGAGGACAAGACATTTATTTAAAGACAGAAGATGCTAAGATGAAGTCCGTGAAAAATGTTCATTTACATAACAGTTTATAGCCTGTagttaatagttattaaattgaagattttttatttagacCGATGAACATCGTGCCTTGCTTAAGTTCTCCCTATTCCTAGTATTTTCCAAGTCTTCTTCATTACTATAGTCTTCTAAACTTGTGTTGAGGGTCAAGACTTTTATGCCACTTTTCTGAGATAGGTGACAATAAAATCCACATTGCATCGTCTATTATTGATCAGATGTTTCATaccacttttctttttatattatatattgttgtaAAAGTTTTAATCctcgttttaaaatataataagaaaaaactgcatttatttttattttctctaaaataaataacattgaaAGGAATAGAGGAACTATATATCATGAAATAATATCCTATCATAAGGTCCTTCAACGAAAACAATCGGAAAAAGATCGCACCTTCAATTGAAGTTAGTTCTTTTggttaccatttttttttatcttgataattttgtatatcaaatcattttatttattcactACCCAGtcagaaattttttaaatgcatgatttctttttaaaacaaaatttaattaaggtAGTTAGAACCATTTACATAGACAGAGCAATTAAAAGAACCTCACGTCCGcacaaaaatattctaaagaaatcaaaattttcGCTTTTTTCCTTTCCCATTTGTTTCGTGGATCCCATATGACTTTCATGTTCTCTGTTTTAGTTTTGTTCAAtgctaaaaattttaatattatatgagaacttttttaaaatttgttaagaaaatgtgcaagaaatcaaaattttcgctttattttgtcttgttttttcttttcacatttgTTTCTGTGAATCCTATATGACTTTCATGCTCTCTGTTCTAGTTTTCTTACAATATTGAGTATTAAAAGTGTTACAGAGTaccttcaattttattttattttgttcttatttcAGAAATCACTTACAAGATCAAATATGGCATCAATATGATATTATGATGAATTGCACAAGAATAAATGTAATCTGGCATAAATAAACATGAtgaatatttagttttatattaattcattttaaattgggttatgtttttttttttaattgtaaaaggCATTATTGTCACTTCTTTCATATAGAAAATATATGAAGTTACTTATGTCTACCTCTTAATGATCCTACAACATCTATcattaacattatatatatatatatatatatatatatatatatatatatatatatatcattatatatatatatatatatatttatttatttactttggTGGATGCAAATTTCATGTTACTAAGataattttgtgaaattaacTTAAACTTAAATCTAAGATGGTACCATAGTTTATCAAGAGTCTATCATAGCAAGATTAGATTTACAACTTGCTATCAAGTTCCTCTCTATGTATGTTGGAGATCTTTTCTCTCTAGAGATAtgactaaataataatatataaatgagtgtaaatttcactttattaaatctattttgccaagttaaattttactttctaaaacaagataagttacataaaatattttcggACTATATACTAGTCATTGTGGTAAGCACCAAATATCTCTAGGCCAAATACACAAGGTTTAACCTAAcgtatatactataatttagttttatctctagtcgatgtggaaTCTTCAACACATCTCTCGTGCAAATATTATCCTAATTCtcctaacaaaaattatattttccaaagtctaattaattagtatagTCGTCTAAACTTGGGCTGAGGGGCAAGACTTTAGTGCTATATTCTGTAAAACATATGATTATGGCCTCCACTACAAAAGTGTGTCttgtttttttcctttgaaAAAACGGATAAAGTGCTTTAAGGCAATTCCTTGTTACTTCTGCTTATGCTAGGCTTGCTACAAATAACAGGAAGATGGGGTAATTATGAAAATCTGCAATAATGTGCAGTATTTGCTCCAAGTTCATAAATTTGGCGTTACTCAccataatttttgttgttgtgtattattaatgttttcctcaatcataaattcataaaaatttactAGTAAATCAGCATATAGAGTTCACTATTATCTAGAAAGTAAactttaatctaatttaattacaCCAACCAACTTGTAGGGTATCGATTGGATTCACTTTTGTAAcattataatttgattatatataatcaatgtgagataaaaaaataataattcagtCAACATTCTTTCTAATGATATTGACTACAATTACAAAGTTATTGGCATCATTATTCCGAAAGTCAAGCCTAGGGCCCTTGCCTAAGACTCCTtttgatgtttttcttttatattatatatattgtaaaaagtTGTCTCCTCATTTTGAATTTATCTTGAgctatattttcattataaattttagtagctttataaaaaaaaaaaaaaaaaaggttcaaaATGGGATCAATCTTACATTACAAAAGTTCACAACAAAGTTTTGAATCAAAAGTTTACAAATATTGGTGTGTCCACTATAAAGTAAGAGATTTATTAATGTgatatgaatttctttttttttttcaaatgtacATATGTTTAGTTTATTCATCATCTAAGTGTTTGACTGTTTTTGCAAGGATGATCACTAGTGGAGgaagaaaaaagatgaaaatcatGGTTTGATTAACCATGGTACAATTTTATTCAGGTGATTTACATATAAAAagtaagattgatatttaaacatgattttcttgaagaatttaattatatacttGTTAGATGCTAGTGCTTGGATCTTGAATGAGTTTAAGAAAGCAAAGATTATTGAATACATAAACCATTGTAGGCCTTTCAAAACTTTTTGTTGTGACAAAGTAGAACATATGTAAATCTAGCAATTCATTCACCTGAGACAAGGAAATAATGTAAATGTTAATAATGAGAAGTAAAAGTTGTACACTATTGTTGATTAGGAAGATAGATTTTGGGAAGGTACACATACTCCACTCTTGATTCCAACAAAGCAACATACTTATCAAGCATAGATACCACAGCTTCAAACTCAATCACCTGCTTCTCTATGCTATCAATCTGCTCAACATATTCAGTGAAGCTACCACTCTTGCATTTTAATTAGTGGTGATCATGGATTGAATTTATCCGATCTACAttcattttagatccaaataattggattagattttttatcaaaattcattttttcaacataattagtttggattttttttttaaatctgatccaaatatttagataaagatttaaatccagatctaaatatttgggTCGGGttcaaaattcatatttcatattttataaaaaaaattaaattgaattttctaaaatttgtgtCTTTAGAGCCGACAGATCGAATTTGGCAGAATTTTGATCAGGACCGACTCAACCGAATTTTGGTCGAGGTCGAATTGGTCGAATTCGACCAATATTTGGCTAGGGTTGACTCGACCAAATTCAATCGAATTTCATCCGGGGCCAACTCAATTGAATTTTGACCGAGGCTGATGTGGATGAATACGACTAAATTTCGTTTGCAGCCAACTCGGTAGAATACAGCCAAATTTGGGATAGGGTTgactcggccaaatttcgatcgggACCGACTCGACTAAATTCGGCTGAATTTCAATCGGGGTTGACTAGGTTGAAcatgaccaaattttggtcatagCCGAGTACGACTAAATTTCATTTGGGGCCGACTCAGCCCAATGTAGCCAAATTTGGGTCGGGGTCGACTCAGCCGAATACGATCAAATTTGGTATAGGGCCAACTTGGCCAAATTTTGATTGAAACTGACTCAAATAAATTTGGTCGAATACGATCAAATTTTGTACAGGGTCGACTACGctaaatacaaccaaatttggGCCGCATTGAATCAATCGAATACAACTAAACTTGGGTTAGTTCATCTTGACTTCAACGttacccaactaaaaatttaaattcaaaatttagattaaatttttttgattatcaatatttgaaaatatagatttagaaaatgaatatttaattcataaaatatataacatgtaGATCGAGTTAAAATCTAGAtccaataaaatttttatttttatttactgaaTATAACCtacttttgaattatttttcaaaagtaaGATATATAGTTTGAAGGTGGAAAATCGATTTCTCATCATCATGaatctcattatttttaaatcgcAGAAAGGATTCATTGATTGTCTTTTTAAAGAAAATCTATTTCATTTATCTTTGGACGTTTTctaaacattttatttcatatttttatttatcgaaATAATCtatctttaaaaaaagtatgaaactataatatattttatgcaaTGAGAAGTTTAAGAAGTAAACATTTAACTAATGTTTGTTcttctaaaatttcaattttgtcttcCTAACAGATAATGTCATTACTTTAAACTTTCATGaacaaaaaatctaaaatattttttttatgctaaTTACTTTAAGTTTCGAAAAAtaaacttcaaaaactaaaaaaaaaaaaattttaaataaaattataataaaatatcacttTCTTAAACCTTCCGGTGACTCTTGTTATCTTGAAAAGTTTTAATGgttaagattttatttataaatattgtaatgTAATTTTAGAACAATGGTTGTTCAgtatacattttcttttattcaattaaatttacaaGGATATTCCAGTATTAGACTGTGCAAATTGTAGAAATAACAGAAATCAACCAGTAACATCctctttaaattataaatcaaatagTTGTCTTcagtttaagtaaaaataaaaattgacatTAATGTCACATACAtgatatagaaaacaaatttttttatgtaagtaTACAACGTTAAGGATAAGAAGATAAGGTTGAATTGTacgaacaaaacaaaaatttaccGAAATAATCCATGacttcaatattatatatacattgaaaaacacaagataaaaatattaatgtttatcttaatacaaatataaactttcaatttcattcttttaagtTGAATAAATTAGtcttatattttagtatttttttttgttaaatatttttacacaacttaaatgtaataataacattaattatttttaatgttttaaataaaaaaatttacatttttattgtaaaattctaagtatatattgatattataatttaataataattattattatttaatgaatatatacacaaattaaaatatcattttataattcatat is a window of Vigna unguiculata cultivar IT97K-499-35 chromosome 4, ASM411807v1, whole genome shotgun sequence DNA encoding:
- the LOC114181640 gene encoding receptor-like protein EIX2 encodes the protein MFSSRLHQLCVVTFLCIFLYHGSLHAEMCVETEKQALLKLKEGFIHGMELLSSWNGDDCCKWKGVSCNNLTGHVTSLHLKFSNFTAVEDLNYLVDEMPEMEFFTRSTNLAGKIDSSICELQHLTFLDLSHNYLRGEIPECIGSLGQLKQLKLAWNDLNSLPYALSNLSNLEYLDLSKNDFVESDLDWLSHLSTLRYLDLSKNNLVAVIDWTSSISKIPFLSELHLDDCGLPQVNPESISHINSSTSLQILSLSRNHFDYSIMSWVLNVSKVLTILDLSHNELDGGIIKSFNTLCHLKKLYLGHNKLSDKLSDYLPELCSAKDLEVLNLDHNPFRNGSFPDFSLFSSLERLSLQSTSIVGPLSFAHLPCLKALDLSSNNLNGSLPVFEVTKFASLHFLDLSHNKLSGRLPYSIGQLSNLWFLSISSNELNGGISEQHVFNLSGLKIFDVSKNSLSFNLNPDWVPPFQLVALYATSCNLGPQFPKWLKQQRKLQVLQISNTYIMDSFPEWFGDISSSLLYINVSHNKLSGILPKSLSGVKTGLISTWDFSFNNLYGTLPPFPPKVFELFLSNNMFSGFESSFCETFPVSVTYLDLSSNALTGPLPNCWQNFQNLEVLNLANNSLSGGVPESFGNLRSILSMHLNNNNFSGDIPSLALCKGSLRFIDFGDNNLEGTLQTWLEFEHLIVLRLRGNKIQGSIPQSLCNMLSLKVLDLSSNNITGKIPQCIGLISAMSDMEFRGEIIFYRTSAPLIFHDSGIGFFEDEISLTWKGGNYEMGKILGYFIAIDISNNNLVGEIPESITSLVGLISLNLSRNNLTGFIPDNIGHLKNLESLDLSRNHLHGRMPTSFSNLNFLNYMNLSFNNLSGMIPLSTQLQSFLASSYAGNMLCGSPLQNQCLDVRPRVQNNKDQLLSFVFYLSPALGFCVGFWSVCGTLIVKSSWRRAYFQLFINIIDWMYVTVVVFIARMKRRF